A segment of the Aptenodytes patagonicus chromosome 3, bAptPat1.pri.cur, whole genome shotgun sequence genome:
CTGGGAATAGAACAGGAGCCAGGAACACGTAAAGCAGAAAAACCTCAAGTGGACCTGGAGGCTAAATTCTGCATCACTAGCAGAAGGTCAGCACAGCCGTGCTTCGGCCTTGTATGCTCAGGGATAAATGTGGGGGTTTGTGGTGGAAACGGTGGATAAATACCATTCTAATATGTGACATTTGCACACAGTACGCCTAAAAATAAACAACACTAATCTACAGTGAGCAGGAACCCGAATGCTACTTCAGGTCTTTTTATTGTGCCCAGTACTGACCGGTATGCTCTACTGTGAAGAACTCTGCACCCCCAGcgtctcttcctccttccccatgcGAAACAAATACTGTAATTCAATCCACATTTCCCTAGGAGAAAAACTATTTCTTACAGTAATCTTTATTCTATAAAAGTAGATCATTTTGAGGTGTACTACAGCATCCCCAATGGTGGACACGCTTGACGTTCTCCTCATACTCAACTTCAAGAAGTACAGGAAGTAGAGAATTCTCGTACACGTTTCACAGAggatatacaggaaaaaaaagaagggatggGGAGTGGGTCTGACCAGGTCTGCCTGGAAGCCGAAAGCACAGTAGTGCCCCACTCACACGCCAAGTCTTCCACAGGGTCTTTGATTGTTGGGGCCTTTGTGGTAAAATCAAAGCACCCTGCCAATTGTTTGCCCTCCAGCGCTTCCATTAGTTTCTTCACTTCTTCCTGAATGttcattgaagaaaaaaagccaactaAACTACCAGCCAGAGATGAAAAAATGTGCCACAGGACTGGGAgaagaacagaaattttattaAACCCTTCGGAGTTCTACAATCATGTTTGTACAACACTGCCTGAAGAGCTAGCGCAAGAAAAGTCTGCGGAAATTACATTGTCTTCACAGTAGATATAGCTGCACAGCAAAGATTTAATTATGAGAATTCTGCGCTTAAAACAAGCTTAATCCCTACGCCACAGTATGCATGCAAAAAAGTGGAATTACAAGTGACTATAACCAATCATAGTAATGAATTAAATACTCTCAAACACAGAAGATTTAAACAACAATGTGAAAGCTAAGATCCTAAATTTAAACTAAATCACTACAGTTATCATCACCTGTGTAACAGGTACTTACCCGCCTAAACTGAGACTGAAATATGTGTATCAAATTTTTAGGAAGATAGtttgttaaaaatacatacatggaATGAAACAGAAAGCTGCAGAATCCCTTTAGGGGAAATAATTTCACATGAAGAGCCCCGCTGGGTAaaccaaccagaaaaaaaaaatatttacaaaattgaTTTTATACGCTATTCTGAGAAAGGGACAGAAAGGACCCAACTTCATTTCAAAATAAGCCTTTTTGCCTCTTAAAACAATTGGACTTTAACAGTGGCTAAATTTGGCCGTATTCATAGAGAAACATACTGTAATTCTGCCACGTGAATTTCTGATGTGCTGACACGCTGCAATGCACTGTAAACAGCGACAGGTACACAGGTTACGTTCATCTTTTGAACGGAATTAAAGTGAGAATGGAAGCCTGCTCATCATCTTAAGCTTAAATGACTGACACGTGAAAAATTTAAGTTATGCAATTTCTACCAAGTGTAGCTGAAAGGTAAGTGAAACGAAAAGTAAgataattttcaaatgaaaacccAAAAATTACATTCACAAAAAGAAGTTGTAGCAGAAAATACTTTAATGCGCATTTTATAGATTCAAACATAGCAAAGATTCAGAAGTGTTTAGATCTCAGTAAGCAGTTCCAACAttgattttgattttaataaatattacattttaatagGCCAGCTACGTGGAGGAATTGCAACGCGATGAATTGCTGATTGCTACTTTATAAACGTAAGCATCTAGATTATTTACAACATATTACAGGTCATTTCCCAGAAAAGCACAAAGCAGGGTCAGATAAAGGCAACCCAACCATCAAAACACAACTCAGCAAAGTGTGGCACAGTGTATTTCGTGCACAGGCAGTGACATACAGCTCAACTCGTCAGCTGAAGTAGGAAAACACTTGTTATTCCAGCTTACACAAGTCTCTCTCCTTCACTGTTTTAAACCTATATTCTCACCTTCCTCCTCAGGCACTGAGGAGCAAGTTGTTCAGCAACAGCGCCCTACATTTTACCTATGCGGTTTGCACAAAGTCTTTTTTACCATTTCACATAAGTCTTCATGACTtgggaaaaatgaaacagttttgtCTTTGCCTTCTCACTACCTCTGGGATTACAATCATTGTGTCATTTGTACAAGGAAATGTACTTTTACTCTGAAACGAATGGCAGACAATGTTGACAAGCTGATCCCCGACAGGGAGCTGGAATTTAACATAGTTTACAGGTCACGGACAGTGTCACTAACCTTATTCTTTAGTATAAAAACGGATCTGtaaatttctaaaatttaatttaacaTATAAAGAACCAAGTCATCCGACTCACATGGCAAAACTTCATAGGCAGCATAGTCACAGAATGTACATCAAATACAgtaaaaaagatggcgacagGAAAATTTTTTCAACTAGATTTCTAACAGGAAAAATCTTATGTCCTATTTCTACAAGGACAGTGAAGCGAAATGCCTTCCATATTTGATCACCAAGAGAGATGTACCTTCAAATGCAAGAGAACTTCCCCGTACACAGCATTTGCTGTTCAGTTGCATTCCTGTGTTTCCATGACACAAAGGAAAAGACGGAAAGCTTCCCCTCTCTTCATGTCCTTACCCAACGGTATTAACCTTGCCTGCATTGTGCCAATGAGGGTTGCGAGGAGCAGGTGTCCAGCATCCGCATGCCTGAATCTCTCACCTGTCCCATGAGCAAGTGCGTGATGCTAGTATGCGATGCTGCTTCAGTGTCCGTAGATTTTAGCCAGGCACGGgcggaaaaaaagaaaaccagcaagtGGCATCCCCAGAAGAAGGTTGGAAGCAATTCACTTTCCCCataaagcaaggggaaaaagggaagaaacaattCTGAGACTCGGGTCCTTCCTGGGGCAGCACAGACAACACCGTTTATTTTCACCTAGAAAATCCTGCCTAAAGCTTTAGGCactataatatataataatacaGATAAATCCCAGCTATACAGCATTCTTCACACAAGTGAGCCTACAAGTTCTAGCCCTTGCAGGTCAATCCAAAAGGCAAGGAATTAACGGCCAACTGAAAAACACACACTTTCGATATATACAATTACTCAGAAGAGTTAGATACTCAGGGTGTAACCCATTTACCAAACACAGCTGTTCACATCTGAGCTAGTTACCTAGATTCCCTCTTCAATTTAACGGAGAAAAATAAACTCTAGGGTGCAAATCACTGCATCCTAGAGTATATCATACGGAGCTCGGAATAGGCCAGATGAGTCCACCTAGAACTCACCTGCCCTTCTCCATTAACTAGAAAAGGGAAGCCTGCGGTGACTTGCTCAGACATGGGTGCCCACAAGCAAGACAGGCTGCTGGGTAAGAATATAACATCCCCAGACTGGCATCAGCTTTCTCTAACACCACGCTAAATTATCTACTGGCTTAAACAGGAACTTATGACTGGATACCAGTTCATTGCCAATTTGTGCAACTATCACCAAAACTTTGTGGGGGTGGTTTgcgggttttggggttttttttttttcctctcccccctgcccccgcctACATTTAGCTTATCCCAGTTTGACTCGAGGGTTTCCTTTCTTGAGAAACAGTGTTTTTTATAATAGCAAGTGTCAGCAGGATAGTCTCTCATTTCCAGGCAGGTAGAAATTTGAGGCTAGTCTGGAAACAAAGGACATAGAGCGTATTCCAGCTTGCAGAAAATCCCAGCTGTAAAGGACCACATTATGGAAGCCAATACAGTTACAATCCGTTATATAAACAGGTCGCTAAATATCTGGTAGGGTGAAAAATGTTTAAGAGCACTTTATTTTGTgaagacttatttttaaaaacaagagaagTATCTACACTGTACCAGCACCTCCTACATTCGTAACTCCTAACTTCACTTTGAAAcgtgctggtttaaaaaaaattattacttcGTTTTAAATTTAAACCAATATTTGGTTGCTACTCATCAGTAGTGCTGTTTCTGAATTCTGTTTTGGACAATGGTAAGTTATCATTGACATTCGTGGACAATGATCCACaagtaatttcttattttatgaaaGTTACGTTATTAACATACCCGTTTTATTACGCTGAATATCCTTTTAAAGAAGATACAGTTAGGGATTGCATAGATAGAGTATGCGATATTAAATGTCAGTGTgattatgaattttaaaaagcatctttttttaaaagtgactaCAAAACCAAGTCCTTACTTTTTGCACTGACTTTTTAACATAGCACTAAAACATAACCCATAAAAAGCAAATCTATTTCCACAGCTCAAAGATTAAAGTGTgctattttaacattttagaCATTAAAAAGAATTTCTGGAAACTAAACTTGTGATTACaatctagaaaataaaatgggCTAGATGCGAATTTGATTGACAGAGGCTTTTCAGCTAGCAGCACTCCACTAACCAGCTCCCCCCGCCCTTACCCCCACCCCAAGCAAATGCAGGTAGCCAAGGGGCCGCAGAAAAGTCACTTCCAACTGTGCTGCATCAGAGACAACGtagttattttaaagaaaaaaggaaattctgaaaagCAGCACGTAAGGAAAAAGATGTTGATATCAACATGATGCAAAGGAGCTcagtatgaaataaaattttctgctCAGTAAATTTCCTATTTTTAAGTAAGTTTCATTATTACAGTAAGAAGTCAGAACTCAACAAGAgccttatttccttttctgtttgttttgtcagggtttttttctttatttggttttttttttttttccttttagacagCCAGAATCCACGTACCCAATCCTCAGAATATACTGAAGCTCAGTACTGGGGAGAGGTGAGAGGTGAACCACCTCTCTCAGGACAGGCCAAGTCAGGGTGGAGGTACATATGTTTCCATATAAAACAACTGTCtcaaaaagacaaggaaataaagaaaatctgtgAAGTTTCAGTACAACAGAACTGTGAGCagagaacttaaaaaataaacagatcaGCATAATTTAcacatttaaaaactaaatagtTCATTCATAAATATCTTTTCTAATTAATAAACATTCCTAGTTTAAACATAAATATTCAAGTTGgtatttgattttactttttatcaGTTCATGTGAGTCCTGTAAGGATCAGTTCCTTCTGCTCAATGCAGTCATGTAAATGGTCTTCACTAATGGGTTGTGCAAAGGCCTTCATTACCTAGTTTGTtgtaataaaactttaaaattctgCAACTCTCTTATACTTGTGGAAAGCCtgtaaaacaaaaaccccttAAGTGTTAGTAAGCCAACTGCGAAAGAGAAGTGCAAATCGTCATCGTCCatgggggctttttgtttggtttttttgaacacAATTCTGTTCCAAAGATTAACTAAGATACTACTTTCCCTCAAAGGATCTACCATCTGACTCTCCATTATATTTACATACTATATTACAGGGACTAAAatttagatatattttaaattttcccGGCTTCATTAAACATCTGTAAAACTCTCTAACCAGAGGTAATAAACATTAATTCCATTCTTTTAAACAGGACCAGATTGTTATATTCAAGATCTGAATAACTAGCATATGAACAAAGCAAgttctacacatcttttaaagctgttgaaatgttttatttcatctcttGAATGGGGtagatttttgctgttttcaaaaaaattgaagttttaagaaaaatcatcacatcatacacaaaaatacaaaagcCTAAGGGCTAAACGACAGCGTTAAAAAACCTCcaagtatttttcttcccattcGCTACTTTTGACGTACAcgcatttaaaacagaaataaaaaaaatttggaaCAGCTCTACTCAGTGTCCAAAACTGAGGAGACATACCCCAAGTCTAATGCTTAAGACTCTTTGAGACTTAAATTCAGCTTTCACAAGATGGAATTTATGAGATTTGAGATAAAGACATGAATTGGATCCCAACACACAACGATGACCAAGGCTAATAATCAGCACTCCACATACTCAGTTTGATGGCATTCAGTTTATCAATATCactaataataaataattcagcCTTTAAAAGCTACAGCCACACGTACAATACCATCTTTCCACAGACCTTGAGTGTTGACACTgaagttttactgtttttctacTATACAAATGATAAAAACTTACCTTCCAAAGGCATTTACAAGAGCAACTATTTCTTGACGTGTGAGTTGAAAACCTTTTGATGGGCTATTCTCAGGAAggctctgtatttctttctcagaaaacaaGATCTTCAGAGCAGTTCCTAAGCCTTGAGTCTACAAGAAAAGTCCAATGCTTTGCCATCAGTAAGATCACTCCTTCACTTCCCATCTCTTCTTCTCAGCCACAGCAGATGCATATGAAAATATGCCTGTTACAACACTTCCAGGTCCCTCCCGCCCCTTACCTTACAGATGCCccactgctgcaggagctgttgGATCGatctccccttttccttctcccctcccccttccaAGTCAAACTAGGTTTTATTATGAGGTATCACAACGTTTCTGCTTTTTCCACCTCCAGTCCCAGTGGCAGACGTTGCAGTTTCAGTTTCTACCCCTATTTTCTATACAGAAATAGAACAGAAGAAGCTATTCTTATTTCCCCTTTTAATCGGGCTACAGAAGCAACCACTGGATTTTGACCAAAAGTGGTTGAGGCTGGCTGCAAGAGAATTTTATGGGTCAAGAAATCTGGCTCTATTTCATTCTGCGCgaggaggaaaaaacaataatAGATCAGAAGCATTAACTAGGACACGGTAGGCGGAACTCTGGAAATTCAGCAGAGACCACCAAATTTTTGataaatttctttgaaaactgaactCTGATAAGCTTAATGCTATACAGCAGTATAGCACAGTAGGCAccccaaagcaacaaaaatagGTGTCCAGAAACTGACATTCTGCTTTTCAACTTTCAGCTTTACTGTGGACCTTTGCATTCATTTGCTGCCTTCTGCATAAATTGTGAAAATCTGAATTACTTCTTTTTCTTATGCCTCAATTTGTGGAATTAAATCTCACGCTGAATTTTCTAACAATTAAGCAAGTGCTGTATTTCCAGAAAGGCTTCCCACAGGTGATTCTACAAGGCTCATCTGATCGCTGAATACACAGATAAGATATTGACTGCCAGTAAGACTTTGCCATGAAGCATCtgctttaaatacattttttttggaGAATACAAACTATACCTTTTCGTATAGCTGTTgactaaacaaaataaacattttttaaacaattttttaaaaattgtttaacagTGAACTAAACATACGTCTATTTTTAATACATAGGTAAGGATATCAAAGACCAACCATGTGCAGAAAGTCTGAATGCTAAGGTAAGAGGCATCCTGCCAAACTGAAATAGATGTTTATCTTCTAAACTCCCCCCCggccacgcacacacacacacgtaaaaTAAACTGTACCTGCAGTTTGCCCCACAGCCTGCATTTATCACATCCGACACAATCCATTATGCGGGATATGTTCTTGAAATGCAATCTGAATTCTTCCtatcagttaaaaacaaaataaaaaccattaaCGTAAAGTACCTCTTAGTTAACCTTCTGTTTTTGTAAAGCTAATCTAGTACCACTAGAATATCAATTCTCTATTACTAAAACCGAACAAAACCACTACCATACGTGGTCATGCCATAACAAAGGTCCACGTAAACCCAGAATCTTATTTCCAAGCCACTGCTAATATTTAATTCCTCAAATAAACCCCAAAAATACAGGACATGCAGTGCACAGGATTCTGTACACTGAGTTTCTAGCAACTTGCTCAAAATTTTCTGAGCTGTAAGTGCTGTATCTGTGTCCCTGCccaatttttcttccattattcaACTCCCTTTTGAACCAACCTATCTTTTTGACAAACAGGTAAACAAGTTACAATTcacaaaagacattttctgtccAAAGCTATGGGTAGATTGTTGCTTTGCAGTTTCAGTCAGAGTGGAAGCAAGCACAGCACAGAACTAATTAAgataataattaaattttaagttcAGAAACACACTAGCTGGGCTGATAAACTACTGGCACCTTTCTAATCGCATTCTTTCTAATGCTGATGAAATTCCATATTACTACTGAAATAAGTATTAGAAGTGTTACTAAGTTGTTAAAACAGACCTTTATTACTGAGCCACACTCCAACTGTGGAATTGTAGTCACACCCATCTGAACATCAGCATGTTAACACTGGAAGTTGCTAGGTAGTAACAGCATTCACATTAAGTTCCTATGTCTAGGAACTATGCTTTTCTAATGTTAAGtataatattatattacattatattatacTGTATTAGGCATCTGTTTTTTAAGCAAACatcactgttgggttttttttcaggtgctTATGCGAAACAGATACTCTATTTAAAAAACACCATTGCATCTACTGGTAATACCAATTCAACTCATTTGCCTCACCGCGGTCCTGATGGCAGACCCAAGGCACTAAACCAGAGATTTCAGTCTGTTTGGCTCGGGACAACACCTTGCATTCATTTACTACAAAGTAGATTAAGAGGCCTCAGATACAATTCTGTAAGTTTTTATCCCTGCCTTTTCTACTCTCAGCAGTATGCTTCTGGTAGGTAGAGAGGTTTTCTAAAATAGCACAACTTAATTCCAAAATGGCTATTTTGGATGTAGTTCAGAAAACTAGCTTTACCTTTAATGACTTGGCTCCTTTTTTATCTCCAGCAAACATGGACTTTTCATCAAAGTGCATATGGAAGGACCTAATaaagacaaaatgcaaaaaaaccaaatGCTGGCATAAACTACAGTGTTCCATCATGCTCGGTAAGCAGCTGATGCCATCAGTGTAAAATACTTTTCAGAGTTCCTAGTCTTTGCAGAATAGCTCTTAAAAAATTTACTGAATGGTATCAGTTTTACTATTCAATCACTGTAACTTGAAATGTGTTATTTACAGTTTTGTTGACAATTTTCCTCACTCCACTTCCACTGATCAAGATTTCTTTCTACTATACACTGAAATTGTCTAAATATTTGTCTTTCCGTTGATCGTTGTCTGACCGCATCTCAAATACCTAGCAAGGTTATGATTAGGGACAGCAATGAAGCCACACAGCACATTACCAATCACAAAAATCAGTGAGAAGGTGAGCAAAGGAACTGGACTAAAGAACCTTACAGAGTaaacagaaggaagaagggaTGGCTAAAACCCCAGAGGTTAAGTCTCTGATAAAAGCTGGATTACTCACTGGATCATTAAAAGACTACATGtactattttccttttcagaataaaTCATGTGCTTCTTATACTGAAGAAtcagaaaaagcaacaaatcGGGAGTAGCCCAGggtgttgtgtggggtttttgttgttgttgttggtttttgttttttaaagattggtACATGCAAACCTCAAAAATAGTCATCTCTTCCCATCAAATGTACAAATTCCTCTTGTTCTCTCCcattacttaattttatttcttcattccactcttcttcttgtcctatccTATCAAGAAGTCATCTATTCTCTCTTGCAAATATAACTGAGAATTTCAAActattgataaaaaaaaatcctatgccTTACTTTGTATCCCTGAAGATATCTAGTAAGAGAGCTTTAGATTCAGCATCCTCATGGCCATTTCCAGTGTAAAGGTCAACAACTGAACGCTCAAAGTACGGTGCAACCTTTGACAAAGCACGCAGCTCTATCAAATataagaaatacaaatttttgaGCCTCCTTGGTCCTTCTCCTTTTGTTTCAATAGGGTCAAAGCGGCGAGTGAACTCTTTCACATTCGGTCCCCAGCGAGGCTTCCCCCAGTTTTctacacagagggaaaaaaaagggcagagGGAGTAAAACATACAtacttagaaaaagaaagcaactaaGTATACAtcaaaaattttcagaaaaaaaacaaatacatgttaCGGATATTGTAGAACTCCATTCAGCAATTTTACTTAGACTTAAATTACCTTCAAGAAGATAATTTGCACACAGATGCAAGTTGATGCTAGCATGAAGTCCAGAAATGAGTTTATAAAACACTCTTTTCTCAAGGCAAAGacctgttcagaaaaaaagacaaacagacCCCAAACTAGATACTggaaataatgtattaaaatgaatATACCTTGACATTTCAGTGATGCAAGTCTGCATCATTTAACTTTCAAGAGTTACAGTACTTCAGCATTGTTAATAAGCCCTTATATCCATCATAGGAAAAGTTTACCTcctattttttatataaagaagTACTAAGAATGAAGTTTGACATTTCTTACTTGGTATTTAAGTGTTCTAATAAATACAGTCAAATAAGTACCTGGTCAATTAGTACAGATAAATTGCCACACAAAAATAAGATGCTTACACTGTTTGAGCAATAAATTTGAAATAGTCTTGAATTTTGACAGTCTGGAAACCAGAACTATACTGTGACGCATCCTAATTAGAATTAAAGCTACCACTGAATTAGAATAGTGACCTTACAGAAAAACATCAAGAACCCCAGAACCCTTATGGCattggaaaacagcaaaaatatttcttcccagCTCTACTATAAATTCACTGAAGATTTAAATGCACAGATCAAAACCTTGAAAAATATGACTTCGATGGATACAGACTTCTACAGCGTAAACAGAAACGCAATGGCATTGGGTGgccaaaatataatttaaatgcaaaaattacTTATAATACCACTTAGACCCAGATATAGAGACCACACTTGGAATTCAGGAGTTTGCTCCTTTCTCAAAGATATGTTTGGGTGACATCCCTGCCACTCCAATCTCCACAAATGGAAGCAGGAAGAGCTGATGGTGAAGCCTATCTGTGAGGCTGAGATATGGCCTCATTTACAGacatcacattttaaaagcatgtaaaTTTGTATGCTTTCCTACAATAGCACTGGTTAGATTCCCAACTAGACAAGTAAAGGCTTATGAAAGGCAGAATGAACTAAGTTTAAAATTAAGTACATTTAACTCATTTACTTTTCTGCACACCTCCAAAATGCGATTTTGATTGCTACCACTGTAATAAGTTcaatttaaatatgaataaaaagaaaattgctttgcCTTCTGAACACAC
Coding sequences within it:
- the ERO1B gene encoding ERO1-like protein beta isoform X1; translated protein: MSGGGAFRSAAARARLAARLLAVLSCILTAEAQLTGVLDDCLCDIESIDDFNTFKIFPKIQKLQERDYFRYYKVNLKRPCPFWADDGHCSIKDCHVEPCPESKIPVGIKAGSSNKYSKAANNSKELEDCEQANKLGAVNSTLSNQSKEAFIDWARYDDSQDHFCELDDERSPDAQYVDLLLNPERYTGYKGPSAWRVWNSIYEENCFKPRSVYRPLNPLAPSRGESFYTWLEGLCLEKRVFYKLISGLHASINLHLCANYLLEENWGKPRWGPNVKEFTRRFDPIETKGEGPRRLKNLYFLYLIELRALSKVAPYFERSVVDLYTGNGHEDAESKALLLDIFRDTKSFHMHFDEKSMFAGDKKGAKSLKEEFRLHFKNISRIMDCVGCDKCRLWGKLQTQGLGTALKILFSEKEIQSLPENSPSKGFQLTRQEIVALVNAFGSCFIWKHMYLHPDLACPERGGSPLTSPQY